In Anopheles gambiae chromosome 2, idAnoGambNW_F1_1, whole genome shotgun sequence, a single window of DNA contains:
- the LOC133391200 gene encoding probable serine/threonine-protein kinase kinX, whose translation MRQLLLICALACAVGGVLSASLTRVGRENEQAAEQVAVVPQAEDVKVAEPAELKRAEIPVAVEEEAAAAPVEKTVEPVESERLAEPVADVAEPVAVVADAVADAAVPEAAVVQAVEEAVVAAEQQQAKLAVEEAAPAVAEQEPAAVESLRTVETVPEVAEPVVAVVENAAAPVEESVQVVEPVESLRSVAPVAEVAEPVAVVVAEEEKKPEVEVPAVPAVKTVAEVILDKAEEKVVAVEEPAAVKETEVAPVESLKSVEPVVEVAEPVAVVVPIAEVAEKQVAVEQVVPQLKSVLPVVAVEESVKVVPEVVVAEEKPAVAAVEQEVAPVESLRTVAVPEVAEAVEKVVPEVVAVVEPVEEKVVAPVESLRSVAPVVPVEEPAAVDVVAVAAEEKVVEAVEEKVVAPVESLRQAAPVETVNEPVAVVVEEAKKEQVAAVAEPEAAVAPAVKAVVVPEVVENVEKQEAPVAVEEPAGVVKSVPIAEDLVPVKEVEAEPHQALRGNEVRQETGGSSTTRPNLLQQIIQPVQGFIQATPLGQVLNRPSNTPAAAPAAENGAEVAQDESAPAPTTGAPNLVQQLAQNVQNFFNPNAANANAEAESTTRPNIIQQVQNAVGSVFNRPATNSEQQQQQPNPIQNIVQGVQNFFRPSTAAPATQSEGTANAPADTPQDTPAA comes from the coding sequence ATGCGACAGCTATTGCTGATCTGTGCGCTGGCCTGTGCCGTCGGCGGTGTGCTAAGTGCTTCGTTGACGCGCGTCGGCCGCGAGAATGAGCAGGCGGCCGAGCAGGTCGCAGTGGTCCCGCAGGCCGAGGACGTGAAGGTGGCCGAGCCGGCCGAGCTGAAGCGGGCGGAGATTCCGGTCGCAGTTGAGGAGGAAGCCGCCGCCGCTCCGGTAGAGAAGACGGTCGAGCCGGTCGAGTCCGAGCGGCTGGCCGAACCGGTGGCCGACGTGGCCGAACCGGTGGCCGTTGTTGCCGATGCCGTCGCTGATGCTGCCGTCCCGGAGGCTGCGGTCGTGCAGGCCGTCGAGGAGGCCGTGGTGGCCGccgaacagcagcaggcaaAGCTCGCCGTCGAGGAGGCCGCTCCGGCGGTCGCCGAGCAGGAACCGGCGGCCGTGGAGTCGCTGCGCACCGTTGAAACCGTGCCGGAGGTGGCCGAGCCCGTCGTTGCGGTGGTGGAGAACGCTGCCGCACCGGTCGAGGAGTCGGTGCAGGTCGTCGAGCCGGTTGAGTCGCTGCGCAGTGTCGCTCCGGTGGCGGAGGTGGCCGAGCCCGTCGCGGTCGTTGTCGCtgaggaggagaagaagccCGAGGTGGAGGTCCCCGCTGTGCCCGCCGTCAAGACCGTTGCTGAGGTGATCCTGGACAAGGCCGAGGAGAAGGTGGTTGCCGTTGAGGAGCCAGCGGCGGTGAAGGAAACGGAAGTGGCCCCGGTTGAGTCGCTCAAGTCGGTCGAGCCGGTGGTTGAGGTGGCCGAGCCGGTCGCTGTGGTGGTCCCGATCGCTGAGGTGGCCGAGAAGCAGGTGGCCGTGGAACAGGTGGTGCCGCAGCTCAAGTCCGTCCTGCCCGTCGTTGCGGTCGAAGAGTCGGTTAAGGTCGTCCCGGAGGTCGTCGTCGCTGAGGAGAAGCCGGCAGTGGCCGCCGTCGAGCAGGAAGTGGCCCCGGTCGAGTCGCTGCGCACCGTTGCCGTTCCGGAGGTTGCCGAGGCGGTCGAGAAGGTCGTCCCCGAGGTTGTTGCTGTGGTCGAGCCGGTGGAGGAGAAGGTTGTCGCTCCGGTTGAGTCGCTCCGTTCGGTCGCCCCGGTCGTCCCGGTGGAAGAGCCCGCCGCTGTCGATGTGGTTGCCGTTGCCGCCGAGGAAAAGGTTGTGGAAGCCGTCGAGGAGAAGGTCGTCGCTCCGGTTGAGTCGCTCCGCCAGGCTGCCCCCGTTGAGACTGTAAACGAGCCGGTCGCGGTCGTGGTGGAGGAGGCCAAGAAGGAGCAGGTTGCTGCCGTCGCCGAGCCGGAAGCCGCCGTTGCGCCCGCCGTCAAGGCCGTCGTCGTGCCGGAAGTGGTGGAGAACGTGGAGAAGCAGGAAGCTCCGGTTGCGGTGGAGGAGCCGGCCGGCGTCGTCAAGTCCGTCCCGATCGCTGAGGATCTCGTGCCGGTGAAGGAGGTGGAGGCGGAGCCGCACCAGGCGCTGCGCGGTAACGAGGTGCGCCAGGAGACCGGCGGCAGCTCGACCACCCGCCCCAACCTGCTGCAGCAGATCATCCAGCCGGTGCAGGGCTTCATCCAGGCGACCCCGCTCGGCCAGGTGCTGAACCGCCCGTCCAACACGCCCGCCGCTGCCCCTGCCGCCGAGAACGGTGCCGAGGTGGCCCAGGATGAGTCGGCCCCGGCCCCCACGACTGGCGCTCCCAATCTGGTCCAGCAGCTCGCCCAGAACGTGCAGAACTTCTTCAACCCGAACGCGGCCAACGCCAACGCGGAGGCGGAGTCGACCACCCGTCCCAACATCATCCAGCAGGTGCAGAACGCGGTCGGCTCGGTGTTCAACCGACCGGCGACCAactcggagcagcagcagcagcagccgaaccCGATCCAGAACATCGTGCAGGGCGTGCAGAACTTCTTCCGACCAAGCACGGCTGCCCCGGCCACCCAGTCCGAGGGTACGGCCAACGCACCCGCCGATACGCCCCAGGACACGCCAGCCGCTTAa